The Rattus rattus isolate New Zealand chromosome 8, Rrattus_CSIRO_v1, whole genome shotgun sequence genome contains the following window.
TATGTCTGAGTTATGCAGTGCTGAGATCAAATCTAAggcttgcatgctaggcaaatgttctaccaactgaactgtgTCCTGAACCGCTCCCCCATATAACCTAGGACACTCCCTGGAGGCTCTTCTGGGGCTCTGGTTGGCACCGTTATAGACAAAGTACcctgggggcggggaggaaggcCCCTTGCCTAAAGCCCCTTCCACAGGGAGGGGTGTCAGTCCACAGAGTGATAAAAGGCAACGGAGCCAGCAGAAGTCCGTGAAGTCAGGTGAGGTGCTGGCCCCTAGTCAGGAGGGCCAAGTTTCAAGTATAAAGTGAACAAACTCAGCCCCGAGTGGGGCCGGAGGGGTTTCCTGCTGCATTTCATACGGAGGGTCACGCATGCAGAGTACTGTGCAGCCTGGTAGGTATACACCGCCAGCCCACTGTAGTCAGCCTTGGAACGGGTGTTTAACCAGCTGAAACAGCACGAGACAACCCCTTTGTCACCTACAAACAGGGAACTGAGTGTGGCCACAGACATCTGATGtgtatttgggaggtagaggcagggagatcaagaGTTCAGAACTGTCTTCAATGatacagtgagtttgagggcCTGAGCcacctgagatcctgtctcaacacaaCACAAACGGGTGCTGGAGAGGGGACTTGAGCGTTTACTgtgtttgcagaggacctgaatttggttcccagcatccacctggggtggctcacaactgcctataaccacctttaggggatctgacaccctttcaTGGTCACTGTGGGCTGctatactcacacatgcatgcaaatatacacataattaaaatatattctaatgcTTTTTGGTCTGGTGGCAGCCATCGGGCAAGCCAAGAtatgcacatacaagcacacactgtagagcagcggttctcagtcgtgggtcgtgacccctttgggccTTTCACAGAGATCAGATACCGGATATCCTGCAtagcaaatatttacattacagatccaccacagtagcaaaattacaggtatgaagaaGCAGTGAAAATTGTACGGGTGGGTTACCACCACACGAGGAAGTGCATTAGAGGGCCGCAGcatgaggaaggctgaggaccactgcTATAGAGGAAGAACGGGTCTTGAAAGACTCGGTGCACCTTCTTCAGGCTCCACTACTTGCTGTATCACCAATTCCCTGTGCTGCACAGGGCTTCTTGCTCCACCCGGCCAGGTAAAGCGCACAGACAGCTTCCTGAGGCTAAGCAGGATGACCTTAGATGCAGGACATCATGTTCACAGCGGAGGCTGCAAACACCCAGTTTCTTAGAGTGCAACTCACAGTAAACCTGTCCATCATGGGGCTGAGCAGCTAAACATGGCTCCGTCTTCATTATTttgtggagagagctggactccaaGTGGATTCTGAGCAGCCTGAATTCTTACTGGGCTGAAAGCTTCATACAGATTCTTTGAGGTTCTCCTCATAGATCTACTACTCCATAAGCTACCAGATCAAATCCTGATACCAATGGATCACCGAACCAGTTCACAAGCACCGAGAGTGCCTGGGCTGCCATCTGCTGGCCACTGGAGTTGTGATCTCTGCAAAGGAACCACACTTCCAGTGCTTCTTACCACACAGTTGGAGAGAGTGGAGAACTTTCCAGCTCCCTAGTGGTGATATAATGTTCATAAACTATACCACTAAATGATTTAGGGGCACATGACTGACCCTAGTACCCTGGTACCCAGTTACTGACACTCAAGAAAGTGTCTCACCAGCCTCTGAGCCCCTCACAGAGGTAGGGTATTCGGGGGCCTCAGCTCTGTGCCCACCTCTCAGCACTTACTGCCTACCTCCCTTACTCACCCACGGCCACTAAGCTGCACCCTCCAGCCTTCCCTACCCCCACTATACCCACCCCCACCAAACCTAGCCCCCACTATACCTACTTCTCCATACCTACCCCCCTACCATATCTTGCCCCCAATCATACTAGCCTCCCAATCATACCTACCCCCACATTATACCTACCCCCACAAAGTGAGGTCAGAACCTCGATTCTCAAGTCTAAAGCGggaagaggtggctcaggagaAAAAACCATTCCATATGGAGGGAGGGGTCAGGACCAGGGGGAGGCCATGAGTTCATGTGCCCTGGATGAGCGGGAGAGTTCACCTCTCTTCCTCTGACACCTGTAGCCTTTGGCAACCCCATTGCTCCCACACAACCCACGGGACTGCACACAATGGCTGACAactgggccagcctgggtttaGCACCTCACCGGCAAACCAGCCACGGAGTGCGGATGAAGGAAAGGAGACGTCCAGACGAGTTCGAGAACCTAGTCATGCCCAGGGCCCAGTGGCAGTTCTGGGAGCcacccttcttcctgtctctcgaGGGAGACAGGAATAGAGGGCTGAGAAATTCAGAGTCAGCAGCTTATAATACTGGACTGGGCGAGCCGAGGAAGAGAGACAAACTTCCTGCCTGGGAAAGTCAGGTCAAATTCCAAGGCCCCTGAGCAGCTAGCCTAAGACTCTGCTCCAGCAACCACTGCCATCCCTACCCCCTAGGAAGTAGATGGCTGTGTGTTGGTCTTTGGATTCTCCCAGCAGCCCATCATGAATctggtgaggaaactgaggcatacaGGAAACGAAGGATTTGGATCGCAGCTGAGGAAATGACTTGGATCCCTGGCTGTAGTGCATCCCCAAGGCTGTGTCTCTGAGCGCGGCTCCATTGGAGAGCCACTACTCGGGGGAGACAGTGTGTGTGCTATCTGGCTCCTGCTATCTGGTTCGGGAGAGTGAAAAGGGTCCCAAGACAGGCTCAGACCAGAACAAAGTCAGCCCCACCCGGAGCCCCCTCTTCAGAAGCTCCTAAGAAGGGACACCCAAATTGTCCAGTGGCTGCAGAGCCCTAGCCTCTAGGGGCAGGGGCCTCCAGGAGAGCTTGCAATGGTTTCCTCACAAGCAACCTTCTCAGGATGGTGGGGGCATCCGCTGTTCAGCTGCAATCTGACTCTCGTGGCATAGGGCCCAGTCTCCATGGCAGCAGAGGATTTATTACCAGGCCTCCACCCAGCCTGGTGGACTTTCGACTCCAAGCCGGAGTAAAGAGAACCAAACACAGTTCCAGGAGCCAGGGGTGCCTGAGGATGGTGAGTGAGGGGCTGTGCCGGAAGTAGGTGGGAAGGGCCCCAGCTGAAGCCCCCCTTTGACTGTTCTTTCTCTGCTGCAGGCCAAGTTCCTTTCCCAGGACCAAATTAATGGTAGGTTGGGTTTGTTATTTAATTAGTAACTCCCCACAAAATGTGTGTCTCATTAGGCAATTTGCTCTGCTGGGTTTTGTTGGTAGGAAGGAAGGCCTGAGGGGTGGACAGCTGGCCCACCCACaggttgggggggggcaggtgCTGTGGGGCAGCTGTTGATCTGTTTGGGGGTGGCCCTGAGGATGGACTAGCTGACTTCCAGGGCTTGTTATATATCAGTGTGACTTTCAAACTGGGTCATAAAAGTGAGTTTGCTAGTGCCCCCGAGAGCCTGGAAGCCGGTCTGGGTGGGAGACTGTTAATGGAGGAAGACCATTACCATAGTAACTGAACcagaggtgaggggtggggctttGTAGTCAGTGCAGACAGGCACCAGAACCCAGGGTTACGCCCTGGGGCAGGATATTTCTTTATGGACCTTAGTCTCTGTAAAACTGGGGGTTGAGCTGGCACCTCCTGCCTAGTTCAGTGTGGGCACCTTGTTCTTAGGCTTCCCACAGAGCAGAGTTCTGTTTCCCCAAGACCAGAAGGGCAGAATTAAGTTACACAGAACCTGGCCAAGACCTGGCCAAGGGTCTGGTGGCTGAGTTCCTGGCAGAGAGATCAGAGTGCAGCCCCGGACCTATCTATCTTTTCCCTGAGGCTGTGCCCCTAAACCTGCCCCAACATAGGACGGAAACAGCCCTGATAACCCCCTTCTCATTGTTGCTGACATGACACCTTGTCTGTGAGATAGAACTGCAGGTACACAGGGACATGGAGCTCTGATGCAGGACACTGTCTAGCAGGCCACAGGGTGGCTTCTGGCTACACCAGCAAGGATCAATCCCAGAGATGTAAATGACCAGAGCTTGGTCTAGAGGAGGGGGTGACAGGGATATGTGCTTATAGGTCCAAGGGGGTACCTTCTCTTAGAATCCTTAACTCCCTGTCCCCCAAACCAAGGCCAAGACAGAGGGGACAGTGAAGAGACTTTACAGCACAGAGCCTAACCTACAGTTATGGGCTAGGGGCTGGCGAGACGATTCGCTATGTAAGAAtttgtactgctcttgcagaagacccaagtttgggtCCTAGCGCATATATAAGGACcgctcacaactacctgtgactCCATCTCCCAGGGCACACGAAGCCTTTGGCCTCCTTGGGCGcctgtatttgtgcatgtgcacacactagAAAACAAAGTCTCTGAAGGGGCAACCAAAGCTAGAGGCCACTTGTCATCCTCACCAGTCCCCTCACTGCCGGGACAACAGACTCACTGCccctctctcccacgggttttgaaACGACTAGAAAGGACGAAGGCAAATTCTCTTTGTATCCGAGTGTCTAACACCAAGAAGGAGGCCATTAATGTTTAGGGGTTGGAAGCctggatggggatgggagaggatggGGCCTTTAGAGGCTTCCTGGCCAGTCACCTTTGAGTCccagttttcttttctgaggAGGGATAACGATGCCACCTGATGAGTTTACCTCACTTATTTTTTACTTCAGCAAGAGTCCTTTCTCTGTGCCAACTCTGCCCTGCGCTAGCCCTACCCCAGGTGTTAAAAATTGAGCAGTGAGCTGGGAGGCACGCCTTCCCCATTCTTGGGGTCCAaatcaaggagaaagaaagagtggtGAAAGAGGCGGGGCcacactgtgaggacaggagaggtggggatgggggtgatgTATGTGAAGGGGACTGAGGAGCGGGGTCCTCAGGCAAGCCAGGTCTTCCCGAGATCTTGTTATCTTGGTCAAGCATAGTGAGAAAAGACTGCAGGTGTCAAGGGCCCACAGGCGCCAGAGGTGTCTTCTGGGTGACCCAGGCAGGGATCCCAGAGTTGTAAAGACCCAGAGCTTGGTCTAGAAGGCAGATggcggggttggggtgggggcggcAGCTGCAGCGAtgactcggcagttaagagcacctgagaTAGGGAAAtaggttcccagcatctacaccgGGTGACTCAACAACCACCTGGAATTCCAGCCCCAAGGAATCAGGCTCTGCAGGTTTGCAGAGATGAATtggctctggagagatggttctgtggataAAGGCATCTGCCCCCAAGCCAGCCAATCTGAGTTCCCCCCAGCCcatcacatggtggaaagaaccaactccctcaCAAGATACCGTCTGAttcccacacatatatacactaaaaaactaaaatatgggctggagagatggctcagctatagtgtactcatatacacaaaataaattttcaaataaaaggaaatgtattaaaatgtttaagaaaagaaagaaggggttgaggatttagctcagtggtagagcgcttgcctagcaagagtgATGTGAAGTACCCACATTCAGCTCTAACGATAATAACCCCTACCTGGGAGAGCATCAGAGAACCACTGTCCACCACtttcctcagctccggaaaaaaaaagaaaagaaagaaaagctgggtCTGTTGATGCTGGAAGAGAACACATGTCAGTTTGCTCAGAGGTTGGGCTCTGTTTAATCCTTGTTGTAGGCCCCATTTACTAATGCAGGGGAATGCACTGTGCTTGTCTGGACAGTCAGCAGACTGGGCCCCTCTCACAGGCTTCAGCTCCTTCTTTGGAAAATGGAAGGGATTAGGGGATTAGGGTAGCTCACCCCCACAGAATTTCCATCTGCAGGGCTGGGATCTTACTCAAGCTCACAGGtggcttgcctttgcctccagggGCCccgaggggaagagagagaggacagagacaggacgGCTTTGCCAGCtgtgcagcagcaggaggaggaagaggctccTGCACAAGGAAGAAAGGATAGCAGGAAGAGCCATGGGCCAGGTCTGCTGAGGCCCTGGGCACTCTTCCCAGCAGTTCCGTAGGGACCAGGGCCTACCGGAGGACAGCTTGAGAGTTCAGAGCCAGGGCCTAGACCAGTGATGTGAAGTACCCACATTCAGCTCTAACGATAATAACCCCTACCTGGGAGAGCATCAGAGAACCACTGTCCACCACTTGCCTCTGGAGGGGTTGGTTCTGCGGACAGAGCAATGTTGCAAAGGTCCCCGGGAGTCTGGTAACCCTACCAAGATTTGAGTGGCATATTaaggaacagaggaggaggaaaggaggggacgTTCTGGCCAGATGAGCACAGGATACATtgtgaaatttgaatttcagataaacattCTTTTTGAGTCTAGGACAGCCTGGGTAAAATTTGATGCATGGTTGGTATGTGCTCCTGCTAAAAGTTGGTTCAGTGGGGGCTGGAGGGGTTGAGAGCATGTGcggcccttccagaggacccgagtcaGGCTCCCCGTGCCGACGTGGGGAGGCTTACAGCTGCCtgaaactgcagctccagggcatccaccCTTCTGGCACCTTTGGCGCCTACGTGGTGTTCACTCAGtcagacacatacaaataaaaataacacaaataaacCGTCAACAATCAATTCACCTTTTTCCGGATTCTACTTGACCTGTTAGTTTTATGTTTGTATGACATTTActtatgtatgtagtgtgtgtgagagtgtgtatgtgtgtatacatgtactgTGGATGGCAGAAGACATCTTGCAGGAGTTGCTTTTCCTTAGACCAtgagggtcctggggatcaaattcaggttatcagacttggcagcaagccccttctCCTCCTGAGCCACCTTGTtggccctgtttgtttgttttttgagacagtgtctgagatagcctaggctagcctttaACTACTACACAGTGGAGGCTAACCTTGGaatcctgatccccctgccttcacctcccaagtgctggaattacaagcacagGCCATCACACTCTAGCTCTATGGGGTTTGGGAGATCAGGTGGTACAAAAGGGAAAGCGAATAGGGAGGTCGGGGAGCTCAATATTGGGGTGCCTGCACAACACATGCAAGGTCCCAGTTCATCCCCAATATGCcgtggaggaggggaaaggaattaagagaaggagaagggtggggtggggtgaccGCCTGCTACTGACTTCCTCTCCCAACTGCAGAGTACAAGGAATGCTTCTCCCTGTATGACAAGCAGCAAAGAGGGAAGATTAAGGCCACAGATCTCCTGGTGTCCATGAGGTGCCTGGGGGCCAGCCCCACACCCGGGGAAGTGCAGCGGCACCTGCAGACTCATGGAATAGGTGAGTGGGTTGTCCCGGTAGGCTTGTGAAGGGCCTAGCCAGGAGAAGCAGGCGGTGGTGGTGGAGAAAGATCAGAAGCCTGAGGTGGTAGTGTGCCTCACCAGTCAAAACTGGCCATGAATAGTGTGTTTCATTCCACAGGGGACCTTGGTCTCACACTGGTCCCAgtggtttttctttctggttttacttgagatagggtctcaggtagcccaggctggtctttttatttttttttttatttttattttttagattttattttattttattttttaagatttatttattatgtatacagtgttccacctgcatgtacacatgcaggccaaaagagggcaccagatctcattatagatggttgtgagacaccatgtggttgctgggaattgaactcaggatctctggaagagcagacagtgcttttaacctctgagccatctctccagcccctaaatattttattaatttattatatatgagtacactgtcactgtcttcagacacactagaagaggacatcagatgcccattacagatggttgcgagccaccatgtggttgctgggaattgaactcaggacctctggaagaacaatcagtgctctcaaccactgagccatctctccaacacccccatccccctgctggtcttgaactcaccttGTGCTAGCTCAGGGTGACACtgagttcctgatcctcctgcctccacctcccaaatgctgggctcACAGATGTGTACGACTATACACAGTTCCTATATTTATGGGGAAACAACATTTCACAGGGGGTTTGGCATGTGCTTAGTGAAAACAGCCCAGTCGTGAGGGCCCTATCCAACCGTGTCCTAAACAAAGACGCTTCCCAGAGTCAGTAAGGTGCCTAGGCTCCTGAGTCACGAGAAGACTCAAGATCAGGACTCAGGTCTTCTGATCTCATTGGCTGACCTAGAAACTGTAACAAGGCTGCCAAACTGGAAGGGAACTGAGCCCAAGCCGCTCTCTTCACTGTCAttaagggagatttttttttttttttttttttttgggactgCAACATATGGGACGTTTATAATCAACAccaaattgtgtttatttttaggaATTAAAAGCTCAAAGAGTGGTGTCTTGACACCAGGGTATCTATACTGGGGACACCAGGGTGGacactgggggtgggaggtggggggaagcaAAGCCCAGAGAAAGGGGTGGCTTTGGAAGGATCACTTGACCTGAAACCTGAGTCCACCCCTCAGCACTTGACCCTCAGCATCCTCATCTCTCAGATGGGTTCTCATGATCTGCTAGGGTTACTCTTACAGTCAGGGCCCAGGGAGCCGAAACCTGAAGGGGCAGGAGCCATATTAGCTTCTCTTTTCCTTAGAAAggaa
Protein-coding sequences here:
- the Calml4 gene encoding calmodulin-like protein 4 isoform X1, with translation MVGASAVQLQSDSRGIGPSLHGSRGFITRPPPSLVDFRLQAGVKRTKHSSRSQGCLRMAKFLSQDQINEYKECFSLYDKQQRGKIKATDLLVSMRCLGASPTPGEVQRHLQTHGIDKNGELDFSTFLTIMHMQIKQEDPKKEILLAMLMTDKEKKGYIMASELRSKLMKLGEKLTHKEVDELFKEAGIEPNGQVKYDTFIQRITLPVRDY